From one Populus alba chromosome 17, ASM523922v2, whole genome shotgun sequence genomic stretch:
- the LOC118048700 gene encoding uncharacterized protein gives MTDRNNTTITAAATSTTNHSATKPIWMKQAEEAKLKSEAEKTAAAKAAFDATFKVLSDKAEKPADSDSEEEDAEEDLANKPVGPVDPNKCTAAGGGIAGGTACAPATFMVVTKDADGRKVPNGGAVIKVTVSPGVGVGGTEQEGIVKDMGDGTYTVTYVVPRRGNYMVTIECNGKAIMGSPFPVFFSAGTSTGGLLGMAPTTTFPNLVNQTMPNMPNYSANISGAFPALLGMTPGITSSASGGAILPGAGSSLGEVCREYLYGRCAKTDCKLSHPPQSLLMTLLAPTTSMGTLSQVPMAPSAAAMAAAQAIVAAKALQAHAAQLQAQAQSAKDSSGSPDKARREDALKKTLHVSNLSPLLTVEQLKQLFSFCGTVVECTIADSKHSAYIEYSKPEEATAALALNNMDVGGRPLNVETAKSLPQKPILNSSFASSSLPMMMQQAVAMQQMQFQQALLMQQTMTAQQAANKAATMKSATELAAARAAEISKKLKDDGLVTGEGETKAESKSPSPPRARSRSKSRSPINYRRRMRSPSYSPPSRHNRDRRSRSPVRFRYHSRYNYERRSYRDRDSRDDGDRTRRRELDRSRDHHSPVSRRNRSRSASPRTRKSYRADSGSPKHRQESSAHRSRKASDSGSRSPRHHGGSRSSPRNNPDSKLRYRRRSRSRSKSVEEANDKVDEIQEKKSKQHERRSRSLSVELKHHGRRPSPRSSNEDDSKHRSRSRSKSVEVKHHSNEKVDKTGDGRLKHRHRRSRSKSVDDRHHYKERGNETRDKKTKHQDRGRSRSITAEGKHHRSRSSPRGRDGSKSKHRRHSRSISPEGKRRSSHRVDQNKDEKSKHRHRRRSQSAEGKHGRSPRSSEENKSKHRRRPRSKSAERKRHSNDYEDIRRGENETHHGHGSDKTEDANEEKKYFMNEEIVDLKRKGCDSKELVEDMVTGSNGLPNSSNEEP, from the exons ATGACAGATCGGAACAACACTACCATCACTGCCGCCGCTACCTCCACTACCAACCACTCAGCTACTAAACCAATATGGATGAAGCAAGCAGAGGAAGCAAAACTAAAAAGCGAGGCAGAAAAAACCGCAGCAGCGAAAGCTGCATTCGACGCGACCTTCAAAGTATTATCAGACAAGGCTGAGAAGCCCGCGGATTCAGATTCCGAGGAGGAAGATGCAGAGGAGGATTTGGCCAATAAACCAGTGGGACCAGTTGACCCCAATAAGTGCACGGCAGCAGGTGGTGGCATTGCCGGTGGGACCGCGTGTGCACCTGCCACGTTTATGGTTGTTACTAAGGATGCGGATGGGAGGAAAGTTCCGAATGGAGGCGCGGTGATTAAGGTTACGGTTTCACCGGGAGTGGGAGTTGGGGGAACGGAGCAAGAAGGGATTGTTAAGGATATGGGAGATGGGACATACACGGTTACATATGTGGTGCCGAGAAGAGGGAATTATATGGTTACTATTGAGTGTAATGGGAAAGCTATTATGGGGAGTCCTTTCCCTGTTTTCTTTAGTGCAG GCACTTCGACTGGAGGGTTGCTGGGTATGGCTCCTACAACAACATTTCCAAACCTTGTGAACCAGACCATGCCTAACATGCCAAATTACTCGGCCAACATTTCTGGGGCATTCCCTGCATTACTAGGAATGACTCCAGGCATTACTTCCAGTGCTTCAGGTGGTGCTATTTTGCCTGGAGCTGGATCATCTCTTGGGGAAGTTTGTCGAGAGTACCTTTATGGTCGGTGTGCAAAAACCGATTGCAAGCTGAGTCACCCTCCACAGAGCTTACTGATGACTTTGTTAGCCCCAACAACCTCAATGGGGACTCTTAGTCAGGTGCCTATGGCGCCTTCTGCAGCTGCAATGGCTGCCGCCCAGGCTATTGTTGCTGCCAAAGCTCTTCAAGCTCATGCTGCTCAGTTGCAAGCGCAAGCTCAGTCAGCCAAAGATTCATCTG GATCACCTGACAAAGCTCGGAGGGAGGATGCACTGAAGAAAACACTCCATGTTAGCAATCTCAGCCCGCTTCTGACAGTGGAACAGCTGAAACAACTGTTTAGCTTTTGTGGCACAGTTGTTGAATGTACCATTGCTGATTCAAAACACTCTGCTTACATAGAATACTCGAAACCTGAAGAAGCAACTGCTGCTTTAGCATTGAACAATATGGATGTGGGGGGTCGGCCTTTGAATGTTGAGACAGCTAAATCTCTTCCGCAGAAACCTATTTTGAACTCTTCCTTTGCTTCATCTTCTCTGCCAATGATGATGCAGCAAGCAGTTGCCATGCAACAGATGCAATTTCAACAGGCTTTGCTTATGCAGCAAACTATGACTGCACAGCAGGCAGCTAACAAAGCTGCAACAATGAAGTCGGCAACAGAGTTAGCAGCAGCTAGAGCTGCAGAAATAAGTAAGAAGTTAAAAGATGATGGGCTTGTCACTGGAGAAGGGGAAACAAAAGCAGAATCCAA GTCACCATCCCCACCTCGAGCAAGGTCCAGATCCAAGTCGAGATCACCAATTAATTACCGAAGAAGAATGAGGTCACCTTCTTACTCGCCCCCATCCCGCCACAATAGAGACCGTAGATCTAGGTCCCCTGTGAGATTTCGCTATCACTCAAGGTATAATTACGAAAGAAGATCATATAGAGATAGAGATAGTAGAGATGATGGTGATAGAACTAGAAGGCGGGAATTGGATAGATCCCGTGATCATCATTCACCTGTTTCAAGGAGAAATAGGAGCAGGAGTGCAAGCCCTCGAACAAGAAAATCCTACAGAGCTGATTCAGGCTCACCAAAACATCGCCAAGAGAGTTCAGCTCATAGATCAAGAAAAGCATCAGACAGTGGTTCAAGATCACCTAGGCATCATGGAGGAAGTCGATCATCCCCAAGGAACAACCCAGATAGCAAGCTCAGGTACAGAAGGCGCTCACGCTCTAGGTCCAAATCGGTGGAAGAGGCCAATGACAAAGTGGatgaaatccaagaaaaaaagtcaaagCAGCATGAGAGGAGGTCTAGGTCATTATCTGTGGAGCTTAAACACCATGGAAGGAGGCCATCccctagaagttcaaatgaagATGACTCAAAGCACAGAAGTCGGTCCAGGTCTAAATCTGTGGAAGTTAAACACCATTCCAATGAGAAAGTAGACAAAACTGGGGATGGAAGGCTGAAGCACCGTCATAGGAGGTCCAGGTCAAAATCTGTTGATGATAGGCATCATTACAAAGAGAGGGGAAATGAAACCagggataaaaaaacaaagcatcaaGATAGAGGGCGGTCTAGATCAATAACTGCAGAGGGAAAGCATCACAGAAGTAGGTCATCCCCAAGAGGTAGGGATGGGAGCAAGTCAAAGCATAGACGGCACTCCAGGTCAATATCTCCAGAAGGCAAGCGGCGGTCCAGTCACAGGGTAGatcaaaataaagatgaaaagtCTAAGCACCGCCATAGACGAAGGTCACAATCCGCTGAAGGTAAACACGGCAGATCTCCAAGAAGTTCAgaggaaaataaatcaaaacacagGAGGCGCCCTAGGTCAAAATCTGCCGAACGTAAACGTCATTCAAATGATTATGAGGATATTAGAAGAGGGGAAAATGAGACTCATCATGGGCATGGATCAGACAAAACAGAAGATGccaatgaggaaaaaaaatattttatgaatgaaGAAATCGTGGATTTAAAACGTAAAGGTTGTGATTCAAAGGAACTGGTGGAAGACATGGTAACGGGGAGCAATGGTTTGCCAAATTCTAGCAATGAAGAACCATAG
- the LOC118048699 gene encoding F-box/kelch-repeat protein At3g06240 — MSRLPQEIIVDILTYLPAKSLIRFKCVCRSWRSLISDPQFAKLHLKRAYEDENMNRQRLLVATDPLYSVDFEAASDGDNGNALVKLPYPNAESHNDSFAVGLFLGSCDGIVCILDEVDNVVLWNPSTRESKKLPGPSSFLNKDFSTGLGYDSSTDDYKMVIASSATATGSDQIMVEVFTLKTNTWRTVQGSLSGITLGGRYEGVFWNGALLWLGKQEGGAAHDLDVIVPFDIEEEKFMEAVPLPNHFYTAFLSISGNCLCVLGQLKPSGSCFEAWLASEYGVETSWKRLFAFPVDKLYLDCYSTEMWLTKKGEVLVDNRGCPGKLTLYHPVEDARKLLKVENDGDPFYDSAIYTESLVSLC, encoded by the coding sequence ATGTCAAGACTCCCACAAGAAATCATTGTTGATATTCTCACCTATTTACCAGCCAAGTCCCTTATAAGATTCAAGTGTGTGTGCAGATCATGGCGGTCATTGATCTCCGATCCTCAATTTGCCAAGTTGCATCTCAAAAGGGCCTATGAAGACGAGAACATGAACCGTCAAAGGCTCCTCGTTGCTACTGATCCTCTTTATTCTGTAGACTTTGAAGCAGCTAGCGATGGTGATAATGGCAATGCATTAGTGAAGCTTCCTTATCCTAACGCAGAGAGTCATAATGACTCCTTTGCCGTTGGATTATTTCTGGGATCTTGTGATGGCATAGTATGTATACTTGATGAAGTTGATAACGTGGTCTTATGGAATCCATCAACTAGAGAGTCCAAGAAATTGCCAGGACCAAGTTCTTTTCTGAACAAAGATTTCTCGACTGGACTTGGTTATGATTCCTCCACTGATGATTACAAAATGGTAATTGCCTCTTCAGCTACTGCCACTGGCTCTGATCAAATTATGGTTGAAGTCTTCACATTGAAAACCAATACATGGAGAACAGTTCAAGGCAGCCTTTCTGGTATCACCTTGGGAGGTCGCTATGAAGGAGTATTTTGGAATGGAGCTCTGCTTTGGTTAGGGAAGCAAGAAGGTGGCGCCGCTCATGATTTGGATGTTATTGTTCCATTTGATATAGAAGAAGAGAAATTCATGGAGGCTGTGCCACTTCCAAATCATTTTTATACAGCATTTTTGAGCATCTCAGGAAATTGCTTATGTGTTTTAGGCCAACTAAAACCATCTGGAAGCTGTTTTGAAGCATGGTTAGCAAGTGAATACGGTGTCGAGACATCTTGGAAAAGACTGTTTGCCTTCCCAGTTGACAAACTATATCTAGATTGTTATTCAACAGAGATGTGGTTGACAAAGAAAGGTGAAGTTCTGGTAGACAATCGTGGATGTCCTGGGAAATTGACACTGTACCACCCAGTAGAAGATGCAAGAAAGTTATTAAAGGTAGAGAATGATGGTGATCCATTTTATGATTCGGCAATTTATACAGAAAGTCTGGTTTCACTATGCTAA